The proteins below come from a single Zhouia spongiae genomic window:
- a CDS encoding efflux RND transporter permease subunit: MKEGLAGKIAKGFISSKLTVLLMVVFMIIGVYSSFLIPREEEPQIDVPMADIFVGYPGASPTEVESRVIKPLEKLISNISGVEYVYSTSMKEQGMVIVQFYVGEDIERSFVKLYNEINKHMDIMPQGVTMPLVKTRAIDDVPMLGLTLWSENYDDYQLRQIVQELTNEIEKVKDVSTTRKIGGRNRQLRVVLDKEKLAASGLDFLSVAEMMKANNQQLAAGSFDKGDTEFIVNTGNFIQSVDDVERLVVGIQQDKPIYLKQIAQVVDGPEIPKNYVSHGFGQADIKSTTYNSEYPAVTISIAKRKGADAMKISEVILDKVEHLKRSLIPDDVHVEVTRNYGETASQKVSELLLHLIGAIVAVTLVVMLAMGWRGGLVVFLSVPITFALTLLSYYMLDYTLNRITLFALVFVTGIVVDDSIIIAENMHRHFKMRRLPFKQAALYAINEVGNPTILATFTVIASVLPMAFVSGLMGPYMSPMPIGASIAMILSLFVALTITPYLGYLFLREKDKKKKDKEEKEKRLEDSYIYRIYEKFERPLIENKKKRWIFLGITMALLAGSVSMFFTKSVAVKMLPFDNKNEFQVVIDMPEGTTLERTSVVAKEIGQYLATRPEVVNYQSYVGTSAPITFNGLVRHYDLRGGSNMADIQVNLTDKHDRNLQSHDIAKLLRPDIQEIASKYNANVKIVEVPPGPPVLSTIVAEVYGPDYEGQIAVADQIQTLLHNTIDVVDIDWMVEADQKEYQFIVDKEKAMLYGVAPQQVVYTMNMALSERPVTTLYDELAVDQVELVLALDEKEKSTISGISQLRVKSKEGTMVPVADLVNIKEVTAAKSIYRKNQKRVVYVMADMAGTLESPVYAILGMTDRLKELPLPEGYTMNELYIEQPELEDNYTVKWDGEWQITLEVFRDLGIAFLGVIIIIYMLIVGWFQNFKAPIVMMVAIPLSMVGIVLGHWLLGAFFTATSFIGMIALAGIMVRNSVLLIDFVNLRLAEGVPLKQAVIEAGAVRTTPILLTAGTVVIGAFVILFDPIFQGLAISLMGGTIASTVLTLLVVPLVYYLIERKNHK, translated from the coding sequence ATGAAAGAAGGATTAGCAGGAAAAATAGCCAAAGGTTTTATAAGTTCAAAGCTTACTGTTTTACTCATGGTCGTATTTATGATTATAGGAGTTTACAGTTCGTTTTTAATCCCCAGAGAAGAGGAGCCTCAAATCGATGTTCCGATGGCAGATATCTTCGTAGGATACCCCGGTGCCAGTCCGACGGAAGTTGAGTCGAGAGTTATAAAACCATTAGAAAAGCTTATTTCAAATATCAGTGGGGTAGAGTATGTGTATTCTACGTCTATGAAGGAACAAGGAATGGTCATCGTACAGTTTTACGTTGGAGAAGATATAGAACGATCGTTCGTAAAACTGTACAATGAGATAAATAAGCATATGGATATTATGCCTCAGGGAGTTACCATGCCTTTGGTAAAAACCAGGGCCATTGATGATGTTCCCATGTTGGGACTAACTTTATGGAGTGAAAATTACGATGATTATCAATTACGTCAGATAGTCCAGGAACTGACGAATGAGATAGAAAAAGTAAAGGATGTTTCTACCACTCGTAAGATCGGAGGTCGGAACCGTCAGCTTCGGGTTGTATTGGATAAAGAAAAATTAGCAGCCAGTGGTTTAGATTTTCTATCGGTAGCGGAAATGATGAAGGCAAATAATCAGCAGTTGGCAGCTGGAAGCTTTGACAAGGGAGATACAGAATTTATTGTAAATACAGGCAATTTTATTCAATCTGTAGATGATGTGGAGCGTTTGGTGGTCGGAATACAACAGGACAAGCCGATATACCTGAAGCAAATTGCTCAGGTTGTTGACGGACCGGAAATCCCCAAAAATTACGTTTCTCACGGATTTGGTCAGGCTGACATTAAATCAACGACTTATAATTCTGAGTATCCGGCTGTAACTATTTCTATAGCAAAGCGAAAAGGAGCCGATGCAATGAAAATATCGGAGGTAATTCTTGATAAAGTAGAACATTTAAAGCGATCCCTGATTCCTGACGATGTTCATGTAGAAGTTACCCGTAATTATGGAGAAACAGCTTCTCAAAAGGTTTCAGAGCTTTTATTGCATCTTATCGGAGCCATTGTTGCAGTAACTTTAGTAGTAATGCTTGCTATGGGATGGCGTGGTGGTTTGGTGGTTTTCTTGTCAGTACCAATCACTTTTGCCTTAACGTTGCTAAGTTACTATATGCTTGATTACACACTTAATCGTATTACTTTATTTGCTTTGGTATTTGTTACCGGTATTGTTGTAGATGATTCCATCATTATAGCGGAAAACATGCACAGGCATTTTAAGATGAGGCGATTGCCTTTTAAACAAGCAGCTTTGTATGCGATTAATGAAGTTGGTAATCCAACTATTTTAGCCACATTCACAGTAATAGCTTCGGTATTACCGATGGCATTTGTATCCGGACTTATGGGGCCTTATATGAGTCCGATGCCGATCGGAGCTTCCATAGCAATGATCTTGTCACTTTTTGTTGCACTGACTATTACTCCATATTTAGGATATCTGTTTTTAAGGGAAAAGGATAAAAAGAAGAAGGATAAAGAAGAAAAAGAAAAACGACTCGAAGATTCTTATATCTACAGAATTTATGAAAAGTTTGAAAGGCCTCTGATAGAGAATAAAAAGAAAAGGTGGATCTTTTTAGGAATCACCATGGCATTACTGGCAGGGTCTGTAAGTATGTTCTTTACAAAATCGGTTGCTGTTAAGATGCTTCCGTTTGATAACAAAAATGAATTTCAGGTGGTCATCGATATGCCCGAAGGTACAACCCTCGAAAGAACATCCGTAGTGGCGAAAGAAATAGGTCAGTACCTGGCTACTCGTCCCGAGGTAGTAAACTATCAGTCGTACGTTGGTACTTCAGCACCAATTACATTTAACGGCTTGGTAAGGCATTACGATTTGAGGGGAGGAAGTAACATGGCTGATATTCAGGTAAACTTGACGGATAAGCACGATAGAAATCTCCAAAGTCACGATATAGCCAAGCTGTTACGCCCGGATATTCAGGAAATAGCATCCAAGTATAATGCGAATGTAAAGATAGTTGAGGTTCCCCCCGGACCTCCGGTTTTATCAACTATAGTTGCCGAGGTGTACGGTCCGGATTATGAAGGGCAAATAGCTGTGGCTGATCAAATACAAACGCTGTTACATAATACAATAGACGTTGTTGATATCGACTGGATGGTAGAAGCCGATCAGAAGGAATACCAGTTTATTGTCGACAAAGAGAAAGCTATGTTGTACGGGGTTGCTCCCCAACAGGTTGTATATACTATGAATATGGCTCTTTCAGAGCGCCCGGTAACTACTTTGTATGATGAACTGGCTGTTGATCAGGTTGAACTTGTTCTGGCATTAGATGAAAAAGAGAAATCAACTATTTCCGGAATATCCCAACTTAGAGTAAAATCTAAGGAAGGTACCATGGTTCCTGTTGCCGATTTGGTAAACATCAAAGAAGTTACAGCAGCAAAAAGTATTTACAGAAAGAACCAAAAACGCGTGGTTTATGTGATGGCAGATATGGCTGGTACTTTAGAGAGTCCTGTATATGCCATACTGGGAATGACAGACAGGTTAAAGGAGTTGCCGTTGCCGGAGGGGTATACGATGAATGAATTATATATTGAACAGCCTGAATTAGAGGATAATTATACTGTTAAGTGGGACGGTGAATGGCAAATAACCTTAGAGGTGTTCAGAGATCTGGGAATAGCCTTTTTAGGGGTAATCATCATCATTTATATGCTGATTGTGGGGTGGTTTCAGAATTTTAAAGCACCGATTGTTATGATGGTAGCCATTCCTTTATCGATGGTCGGTATTGTATTAGGCCATTGGTTGTTGGGAGCTTTCTTTACTGCTACCTCGTTTATAGGGATGATCGCTTTAGCAGGGATAATGGTACGTAACTCTGTATTGCTTATCGATTTTGTAAACTTAAGACTAGCAGAGGGAGTTCCTTTAAAGCAGGCTGTGATTGAAGCAGGAGCTGTAAGAACAACTCCGATTCTTTTAACGGCCGGTACGGTAGTTATAGGTGCATTTGTAATTTTATTTGATCCGATATTTCAAGGGTTGGCAATCTCTTTAATGGGAGGTACCATAGCATCCACGGTACTGACGCTGTTGGTTGTTCCGTTGGTATATTATTTAATTGAACGCAAAAATCATAAATAG
- a CDS encoding YgaP family membrane protein, which produces MVNRYIRAIAGTFVMISVVLGMFVNENWLWFTLFVGANLFQSAFTQWCLMEKFLIKLGVKNEGDACSVK; this is translated from the coding sequence ATGGTGAACAGGTATATAAGAGCAATTGCAGGAACATTTGTGATGATAAGTGTTGTTTTAGGAATGTTTGTAAATGAAAACTGGTTGTGGTTTACTCTTTTTGTAGGTGCGAACTTGTTTCAATCGGCATTTACACAATGGTGTTTAATGGAAAAATTCCTGATAAAACTAGGGGTTAAAAATGAAGGTGATGCTTGTTCGGTAAAATAA
- a CDS encoding TolC family protein, translated as MKRIFQIAFISIFFYGHGLKAQEVVSISKTKVLEKIAERNMSLKISQQDILSTQGDYRQTNSLFLPNITVSYTGMATTNPLMAFGSKLNQEVLTQNDFNPALLNSPDQIENYATVIQVQQPLINIDGVYQRKAAKAKMEAAVLQSQRTAAYLNLEAEKAYMQLQLAYKAVEVMEKALNAATENLKIAENSFRQGYLQKSDVLAVEVRVSEVQNQLQSAKSNVKNASDYLTFLIDEETGVTLKPAESLSIDVSANESISGRVDEGRSDIKAMEYVSEAYKQNFKADKMTFSPSLNAFGSYELYDDEIFKTGANGYVFGAQLTWDVLEGSKRFGKIQKSKALYEKSKLEYKQYLSQSELELNRAMRMFEDTKNKLKLTRLALDQSEESLRIRTNRFNEGLEKTSDLLMSETKYAQKQLEYNQTVFEYNYTQSYLQFLTKG; from the coding sequence ATGAAAAGAATCTTTCAAATAGCATTTATAAGCATATTCTTTTATGGGCATGGGTTAAAAGCTCAAGAAGTCGTTTCAATTTCCAAGACAAAAGTTTTAGAAAAGATAGCAGAACGCAATATGTCATTAAAAATATCGCAACAAGATATTTTAAGTACTCAGGGAGATTATAGACAAACCAACTCTTTATTCTTGCCGAATATTACTGTCTCGTACACGGGGATGGCAACCACGAATCCGTTAATGGCTTTTGGATCAAAACTGAATCAAGAGGTATTAACCCAAAATGATTTTAATCCTGCTTTGTTAAATAGTCCTGACCAGATTGAGAATTATGCCACGGTGATACAAGTACAACAACCACTTATCAATATAGATGGGGTTTATCAGCGGAAAGCAGCTAAGGCCAAAATGGAAGCTGCTGTATTACAATCGCAACGTACAGCAGCTTATTTAAACTTAGAAGCAGAAAAAGCCTATATGCAATTACAGTTGGCATATAAGGCCGTTGAAGTAATGGAAAAAGCCCTGAATGCTGCGACTGAGAATTTAAAGATCGCTGAAAATAGTTTCAGACAGGGCTATCTTCAAAAGTCAGATGTATTGGCAGTAGAAGTACGCGTATCTGAAGTTCAAAATCAGCTACAAAGTGCCAAGAGCAATGTTAAAAATGCATCTGATTACCTAACGTTTTTAATAGACGAAGAAACGGGTGTGACTTTAAAACCAGCAGAGAGCCTTTCGATTGATGTTTCGGCGAATGAATCAATTTCCGGCAGAGTGGATGAGGGGCGTTCGGATATTAAAGCGATGGAATATGTTTCTGAAGCATATAAGCAAAATTTTAAAGCCGATAAAATGACATTTTCACCAAGTTTAAACGCCTTTGGAAGTTACGAATTATATGATGATGAAATATTTAAAACGGGAGCTAATGGCTATGTATTCGGTGCTCAGTTAACATGGGATGTTTTAGAAGGAAGTAAGCGATTTGGCAAAATCCAGAAAAGCAAAGCTTTATATGAGAAGTCCAAATTGGAATATAAACAGTATCTGTCTCAAAGTGAATTAGAACTGAACAGGGCCATGAGAATGTTTGAGGATACCAAGAATAAATTAAAGCTCACTCGTTTGGCGCTCGACCAATCTGAAGAGTCATTACGTATTCGCACCAACAGATTTAATGAGGGCCTGGAGAAGACATCAGATTTATTGATGTCAGAGACAAAGTATGCTCAAAAGCAATTGGAGTATAATCAAACGGTTTTTGAATATAATTACACACAATCATACCTGCAATTTTTAACTAAAGGATAA
- a CDS encoding glycoside hydrolase family 2 TIM barrel-domain containing protein: protein MNQIFKKLGLLLFAGALNLHGQTLDPVIENPDVIAINKISPRASFFAYEALDIAKSDDLSRSERYVLLNGTWKFNWSKNPESRPVDFYKESYDTGKWVDIKVPSNWEVEGYGIPIYTNTEYPFNPTNPNPPDIPDGYNPVGSYKRDFDIPSDWNGNEIVIHLGAVKSAFYIWINGKKVGYSQGSKLPAEFNITDYAIQGKNSIALEVYRWSDGSYLECQDFWRLSGIERDVYVYSRPKAFIEDYTVKSGLINNYTDGDFGLDVDLTNLQAKSKKGTVQVELIKSGEKIFVSEQEYAIEAGKNSSVHFSAKIDNVIPWSAELPELYELNIIHKDRKGKVSEAISRKVGFRTSEVKNGRFLVNGKPILFKGVNRHEHNPETGHVVSKEEMLRDIQIFKEYNINSVRTCHYPNDPYWYELCDEYGIYVIDEANIESHGMGYDLTRTLANNPKWLKAHMERTKRMIERDKNHPSVVIWSLGNEAGNGYNFYNTYLLAKEMDDTRPVQYERAGLEWNTDLYVPMYATPKWVEEYAKNPKYDRSLIQCEYAHAMGNSMGGFKEYWDLYEKYDKLQGGFIWDFVDQGLKTVKNGKEIYAYGGDFGPEGTPSSNNFLNNGLVQPDRKPNPHIYEVKHIQQNVKFYENDLSKGVIDIKNWYFFRDLENYKLNWEVIANGVVKESGSMENINMAPQQKKSFTIPFRTDFKEGTEYFLNLSVVLKKEEKLLSAGHEVAYEQFLLKAAMVVAPEVNGDKISYKGLNNNMLQVFGDNFSITFDKAKGIMTSYEYDGTKMIEKGPEVNFWRAPVDNDYGAGTQRKYNEWKDAGKKAEIDFSIRRVSNSKLQVSIIKDIFDGDATYTQTFEISAGGIIKVTNDFKKVRGNHTNMFKFGNEMILPKEFTNIKWYGKGPFEAYSDRQHAAKVGLYSGAVSDQYFPYIRPQETGNKLDVRWVEFAAANNKSLKVYGESLLNISALHFNKEDLDSGAKKTQMHAGELSPREEVYVNIDGFQQGLGSINSWGALPLENYMLPYASYNYSYWMIPK, encoded by the coding sequence ATGAATCAAATTTTTAAGAAACTAGGTCTCCTGTTGTTCGCAGGGGCTCTTAATTTACATGGGCAAACATTAGATCCGGTTATAGAGAACCCTGATGTAATAGCGATCAATAAAATATCCCCTCGGGCTTCATTTTTTGCCTATGAAGCGTTGGATATTGCAAAGTCGGATGATTTATCAAGATCAGAAAGATATGTTTTGCTGAATGGTACATGGAAATTCAACTGGTCGAAAAACCCGGAATCCAGACCGGTAGATTTTTATAAAGAGAGCTATGATACCGGTAAGTGGGTCGATATAAAGGTGCCTTCTAACTGGGAGGTTGAAGGCTATGGTATTCCTATTTACACCAATACGGAGTACCCTTTTAATCCGACCAATCCAAATCCTCCGGATATACCAGACGGATATAATCCGGTAGGATCGTATAAAAGAGATTTCGATATACCATCTGATTGGAACGGAAATGAAATAGTTATTCACTTGGGAGCAGTTAAGTCTGCATTTTATATCTGGATAAACGGTAAAAAAGTAGGGTATAGCCAGGGATCAAAACTTCCTGCTGAATTTAATATAACTGATTATGCGATACAGGGTAAAAACTCAATTGCCCTGGAGGTATACAGATGGAGTGACGGGAGTTACCTGGAGTGTCAGGATTTCTGGAGACTTTCCGGGATAGAAAGAGATGTTTATGTGTATTCAAGACCTAAAGCGTTTATAGAAGATTATACTGTTAAATCCGGTTTGATCAATAACTATACCGATGGAGACTTTGGTTTAGATGTAGATTTGACAAACCTTCAGGCGAAGTCAAAAAAAGGAACTGTTCAGGTTGAACTGATTAAAAGCGGAGAAAAAATATTTGTCTCTGAGCAGGAATATGCCATTGAAGCCGGGAAAAATTCTTCAGTCCATTTTAGCGCAAAAATAGATAACGTAATTCCTTGGAGTGCAGAGTTACCTGAGTTGTATGAGCTCAACATTATTCATAAAGATCGTAAAGGTAAGGTTTCAGAAGCCATTTCCAGAAAGGTAGGATTTAGAACTTCAGAAGTAAAAAACGGTCGTTTTTTAGTTAACGGTAAACCAATACTTTTTAAAGGGGTTAACAGACATGAGCATAATCCGGAAACAGGGCATGTTGTTTCAAAAGAAGAAATGTTAAGAGATATTCAGATCTTTAAGGAATACAATATCAATTCAGTACGTACTTGTCATTACCCAAACGATCCTTACTGGTATGAATTATGTGATGAATATGGAATTTATGTCATAGATGAAGCTAATATCGAGTCTCATGGTATGGGATATGATTTAACCCGAACCCTGGCAAACAATCCTAAGTGGTTAAAAGCTCATATGGAGCGTACAAAACGGATGATCGAAAGAGATAAAAATCATCCTTCTGTCGTTATCTGGTCATTGGGCAATGAAGCTGGCAACGGGTATAACTTCTATAACACTTATTTACTGGCTAAAGAAATGGATGATACCAGGCCGGTACAATATGAGCGTGCAGGTTTGGAATGGAACACGGATTTGTATGTGCCAATGTATGCCACGCCAAAATGGGTGGAAGAATATGCTAAAAACCCTAAATATGACAGGTCGTTGATACAATGCGAATATGCTCATGCAATGGGTAACAGTATGGGTGGTTTTAAAGAATATTGGGACCTGTATGAAAAATATGATAAGCTACAGGGAGGTTTCATATGGGATTTTGTAGATCAGGGATTAAAAACTGTTAAGAATGGTAAGGAGATTTATGCATACGGGGGTGATTTTGGTCCTGAAGGTACTCCTAGTTCTAATAACTTTTTAAATAACGGCCTCGTACAACCGGATAGAAAACCGAATCCCCATATCTATGAAGTAAAACACATCCAGCAAAATGTAAAGTTTTATGAAAATGATTTAAGTAAAGGGGTAATAGACATTAAAAACTGGTATTTCTTCAGAGATCTGGAAAACTATAAACTGAATTGGGAAGTAATAGCCAATGGTGTGGTAAAAGAAAGTGGAAGCATGGAGAATATAAACATGGCTCCCCAGCAAAAAAAATCTTTTACAATTCCATTCAGAACTGATTTTAAAGAAGGGACTGAATACTTTTTAAACCTGAGCGTAGTTTTAAAAAAGGAAGAGAAGCTTTTATCTGCTGGCCATGAAGTGGCTTATGAACAGTTTTTACTTAAAGCAGCCATGGTAGTAGCTCCGGAAGTAAATGGAGATAAAATATCTTACAAGGGATTGAATAATAATATGTTGCAGGTTTTTGGAGATAATTTTAGTATCACCTTTGATAAGGCTAAGGGTATCATGACATCATATGAGTACGATGGAACCAAGATGATTGAAAAAGGACCCGAGGTGAATTTTTGGAGAGCACCTGTAGACAATGATTATGGGGCTGGAACGCAAAGGAAGTATAACGAATGGAAAGATGCAGGTAAAAAGGCTGAAATAGATTTTAGTATAAGACGCGTTTCAAATAGTAAGTTACAGGTTAGTATTATTAAGGATATATTTGATGGAGATGCCACCTATACTCAAACTTTTGAGATTTCGGCCGGGGGCATTATTAAAGTTACTAATGATTTTAAGAAGGTAAGAGGTAATCATACCAATATGTTCAAGTTTGGAAATGAAATGATCCTTCCAAAAGAATTCACAAACATTAAATGGTACGGAAAGGGGCCTTTTGAAGCATATAGCGACAGGCAACATGCAGCAAAGGTCGGATTGTATTCCGGGGCTGTCAGCGATCAGTATTTTCCATATATCAGGCCACAAGAAACCGGGAACAAGCTGGATGTCAGATGGGTCGAATTTGCAGCTGCTAATAATAAAAGCCTCAAGGTTTATGGCGAATCCCTTCTGAATATATCCGCATTGCATTTTAATAAAGAGGATTTAGACTCCGGTGCAAAAAAGACCCAGATGCATGCCGGAGAATTATCTCCGCGAGAAGAGGTATATGTAAACATAGACGGTTTCCAGCAAGGATTGGGAAGTATCAATAGCTGGGGGGCCTTACCTTTAGAAAACTACATGTTACCTTATGCGTCTTATAATTATTCTTATTGGATGATTCCTAAATAG
- a CDS encoding efflux RND transporter periplasmic adaptor subunit has translation MKSNKFLIAMAFGMFTLTSCGTDETAKTGYTEKIPVKVTKVNADKKERFISASGKVEAVNSANLSTRMMGYVNTIHVNVGQTVKKGQLLIAISNSDLQARRAQVKAKITEAEAAYNNAGKDYDRFKNLYDQKSVSQKEMDDMTAHFKMAEARLEAAMQMKNEIDAQFAYVNIRAPFNGTITNIFTDEGDMANPGVPLVSVEGPGQFEVTAMVPESEISGIRSGIDVDVFIRSIDKAVKGKITEISTSAKNTGGQYLVKAVLTGTDTSILSGMYATVQFPVKSEPASSVVLLPKNAIVTKGQLTGVYTVSTQGTAILRWLRLGKTYGDMVEVLSGFSADESYIVSARSKLYNGAKVSIE, from the coding sequence ATGAAAAGCAATAAATTTCTGATAGCAATGGCATTTGGAATGTTCACTCTTACTTCTTGTGGAACTGATGAAACAGCTAAAACGGGGTATACAGAAAAAATTCCGGTAAAGGTAACTAAGGTGAATGCCGATAAAAAGGAAAGATTCATAAGTGCCAGCGGTAAAGTGGAGGCTGTTAACAGTGCCAATCTCAGTACCCGGATGATGGGGTATGTGAATACGATCCATGTTAATGTCGGACAAACGGTTAAGAAGGGACAACTCTTAATAGCTATAAGTAATAGCGATCTGCAGGCCCGGAGAGCTCAGGTAAAAGCTAAAATTACGGAGGCTGAAGCAGCTTATAATAACGCCGGGAAAGATTATGATCGATTCAAAAATCTCTATGATCAGAAGAGTGTATCTCAAAAAGAAATGGATGATATGACAGCTCACTTTAAAATGGCTGAAGCACGTTTAGAGGCAGCCATGCAAATGAAAAATGAAATAGATGCACAGTTTGCTTATGTAAATATAAGAGCGCCATTTAACGGAACAATTACCAATATTTTTACAGATGAAGGAGATATGGCTAATCCCGGGGTACCTTTAGTTTCTGTTGAAGGTCCGGGACAGTTTGAAGTAACAGCCATGGTACCTGAAAGTGAAATTTCCGGGATAAGATCCGGAATTGATGTCGATGTTTTTATAAGATCCATAGACAAGGCTGTAAAAGGAAAAATAACAGAAATAAGTACATCTGCAAAGAATACCGGAGGACAGTATCTGGTAAAAGCCGTACTCACCGGTACTGACACTTCAATTCTCTCGGGAATGTATGCTACAGTTCAGTTTCCTGTAAAATCGGAGCCTGCTTCATCCGTGGTACTATTACCTAAGAATGCAATCGTAACCAAGGGCCAATTAACAGGGGTTTATACTGTAAGTACCCAAGGCACTGCCATATTGCGTTGGTTGCGGTTGGGAAAGACATACGGAGATATGGTAGAAGTACTTTCAGGATTTTCTGCTGATGAAAGTTATATAGTAAGTGCCAGAAGTAAATTGTATAACGGAGCCAAGGTTTCAATAGAATAA
- a CDS encoding Crp/Fnr family transcriptional regulator has protein sequence MVSEIKDKYGYIFEDALIEEINKIATIKEVVESEKLIEIGDYIKSMPLVISGAIKIMREDSEGDELLLYFLEGGDTCAMTLACCMGQKKSEIRAVAETDATLIMIPVQKMEEWMAKYSSWRSFVLESYQNRLNEMLEAIDTIAFLKMDQRLLKYLRDKAMVTRDDVISTTHQEIAYDLHTSRVVVSRLLKALENDGKISLNRNSIKINDL, from the coding sequence ATGGTAAGCGAAATAAAGGATAAATACGGGTATATTTTTGAAGATGCCTTGATAGAGGAAATTAACAAGATAGCCACTATAAAAGAAGTGGTTGAAAGTGAAAAGTTAATTGAAATCGGAGATTATATAAAATCGATGCCTTTGGTAATATCCGGTGCCATTAAAATAATGAGAGAAGATTCTGAGGGTGATGAATTGCTTTTATATTTTCTTGAGGGAGGAGATACCTGTGCCATGACCCTTGCATGTTGTATGGGACAGAAAAAGAGTGAAATCAGGGCAGTAGCAGAAACTGATGCTACCTTAATAATGATTCCTGTTCAAAAGATGGAAGAATGGATGGCAAAATACAGCTCATGGAGAAGTTTTGTGTTGGAAAGTTACCAGAACAGATTGAACGAAATGCTGGAAGCAATTGATACAATTGCCTTTTTAAAGATGGATCAGAGGCTGCTTAAATATTTGCGGGACAAGGCAATGGTAACAAGAGATGATGTAATTAGTACAACTCATCAGGAAATAGCCTACGATCTTCATACGTCAAGAGTGGTAGTCTCCAGATTATTAAAAGCTCTTGAGAACGACGGAAAAATTTCCTTAAACAGAAATAGTATAAAGATCAATGATCTTTAA
- a CDS encoding c-type heme family protein gives MNLYIYHLYRFDKKTFDENLWILLLFVFLFAGCKNSTQKNTFVKNKADIIVRNPHSGKKLMENKCYLCHSPSADQQNSVAPSMVAIKAHYTDDETTKKVFTDDLMTFLKAPSPDNAKMRDAVCLQCHGTPEKDIIPQVYGTFKNKYPEAIGYSVNEVRGIWSISFDKNKLDSN, from the coding sequence TTGAATCTATACATTTACCATCTGTATAGATTCGATAAAAAGACATTCGATGAAAATCTGTGGATACTATTATTGTTTGTATTCTTATTTGCCGGGTGTAAGAATTCTACCCAAAAAAACACTTTTGTAAAAAACAAGGCTGATATAATAGTCCGGAACCCGCATTCCGGTAAAAAACTGATGGAAAACAAATGTTATCTCTGTCATAGTCCATCTGCCGATCAGCAAAACAGCGTTGCCCCTTCAATGGTGGCTATCAAAGCTCATTATACTGATGATGAAACTACAAAGAAAGTATTTACCGACGATTTGATGACTTTTTTAAAAGCACCATCCCCAGATAATGCAAAAATGAGAGATGCTGTGTGCTTACAATGCCATGGAACCCCTGAAAAAGATATTATTCCCCAAGTCTATGGTACTTTTAAAAATAAGTACCCTGAAGCTATAGGTTATTCAGTCAATGAAGTCAGAGGGATTTGGAGTATAAGCTTTGATAAAAATAAACTCGACAGTAATTAG